A stretch of Caenibius tardaugens NBRC 16725 DNA encodes these proteins:
- the phoU gene encoding phosphate signaling complex protein PhoU translates to MTEHTVKAFDEDITRIRGLIAEMGGLAEVAVQEAIDALINSDESLADSVVVRDKKIDALEVEVDKLAVRIIALRAPMADDLREVIAALKISGVVERIGDYAKNIAKRVGRIERRQTFEPLTLLHAMGDLASEMVHDVLTAYGARDVVLAKEVIERDAKLDGFYNSLFRNLVSFMMENPATISSAAQMLFIARNLERIGDHATNVAEMVHYAAIGEYPPDRNDDR, encoded by the coding sequence ATGACGGAACATACAGTCAAGGCGTTTGACGAAGACATAACCCGCATTCGCGGCCTGATTGCCGAAATGGGCGGTCTGGCCGAAGTCGCGGTGCAGGAAGCTATCGATGCACTGATCAACAGCGACGAATCTCTCGCGGATTCGGTTGTTGTGCGCGACAAGAAAATCGATGCGCTTGAAGTCGAGGTCGACAAGCTGGCCGTGCGCATCATTGCCTTGCGTGCACCAATGGCGGACGATTTGCGCGAGGTTATCGCCGCGCTCAAGATCTCCGGCGTCGTCGAACGGATCGGCGACTATGCCAAGAACATCGCCAAGCGTGTCGGACGCATTGAAAGGCGCCAGACCTTTGAACCGCTGACGCTGCTGCATGCGATGGGCGATCTTGCCTCGGAAATGGTCCACGACGTGCTGACTGCCTATGGCGCGCGCGATGTCGTTCTGGCCAAGGAAGTCATCGAACGCGATGCGAAGCTGGATGGCTTCTACAACAGCCTGTTCCGGAATCTGGTTTCCTTCATGATGGAAAACCCGGCCACGATCAGCAGCGCAGCGCAGATGCTTTTTATCGCCCGCAATCTGGAACGTATTGGCGACCACGCCACCAACGTTGCCGAAATGGTCCACTATGCCGCGATTGGCGAGTATCCGCCCGATCGCAACGATGACCGTTGA
- the pstB gene encoding phosphate ABC transporter ATP-binding protein PstB, protein MVPTVEFAEPNSDLTPKMSARNVYVYYGEKKALDDVSIDIQTKYVTAFIGPSGCGKSTFLRSLNRMNDTIAAARVTGDIHLDGEDIHAMDVVQLRARVGMVFQKPNPFPKSIFENIAYGPRIHGLADGKADLDNIVEKSLRRAGLWDEVKDRLQDSGTALSGGQQQRLCIARAIAVDPEVILMDEPCSALDPIATARIEELIDDLRGRYAIVIVTHSMQQAARVSQRTAFFHLGKMVEYGVTSDIFTNPREERTKDYITGRYG, encoded by the coding sequence ATGGTCCCGACCGTCGAATTCGCCGAGCCGAACAGCGATCTGACTCCTAAGATGAGCGCACGCAACGTGTACGTTTATTACGGGGAGAAAAAGGCTCTCGATGATGTCAGCATCGACATCCAAACCAAATATGTGACGGCGTTCATCGGTCCGTCGGGTTGCGGGAAGTCCACCTTCCTGCGCTCGTTGAACCGCATGAACGATACGATCGCCGCCGCACGTGTAACCGGAGACATCCATCTCGATGGCGAGGACATCCACGCCATGGACGTGGTGCAATTGCGCGCACGGGTGGGCATGGTGTTCCAGAAACCGAACCCGTTCCCTAAATCGATCTTCGAAAACATCGCTTATGGCCCGCGCATCCACGGGCTGGCGGATGGCAAGGCGGATCTCGACAACATCGTCGAGAAATCGCTGCGTCGCGCCGGTCTGTGGGACGAGGTCAAGGATCGCCTGCAGGATAGCGGCACCGCCTTGTCAGGTGGCCAGCAGCAACGCCTGTGTATCGCCCGCGCCATTGCGGTCGATCCCGAAGTGATCCTGATGGACGAGCCTTGTTCTGCACTCGACCCCATTGCGACGGCCCGCATCGAGGAACTGATTGACGATCTGCGCGGGCGTTACGCCATTGTGATCGTGACACACTCGATGCAACAGGCCGCGCGCGTTTCGCAACGCACGGCGTTCTTCCATCTGGGCAAGATGGTGGAATATGGCGTGACGTCTGACATCTTCACCAATCCGCGCGAAGAGCGCACCAAGGATTATATTACGGGGCGGTACGGCTGA
- the pstA gene encoding phosphate ABC transporter permease PstA — protein MSEATLPNRSAHFQARLKKRYAAEQRFKFLGLGAIIFSVCVLAVLLVSMTMNGVGGFQRAELSVPVNFREAGLTIEPQRLKDSDAIQALETAGLPMLVQTAAEQALGPDGAEQVSSDAWREVGRAIVDDPALLGSEKTFNLPATNSLASALRGEGREDLRPLAKELSDKGLLARHFDPGFLTRADATDPQMVGIWGALKGSILTMLVTLALAFPIGVLAALYLEEYAPKNRWTDIIEVSINNLAAVPSIIFGLLGLAVFLWIFPFYRSAPLIGGMTLALMTMPVIVISGRNAIKAVPPSIRDGALAIGASPVQVVFHHVLPLALPGIMTGTIIGMARALGETAPLLMIGMRAFVATPPDGFTSPATVLPVQIFLWSDEIDRGFVERTSAAIIILLLFLLVMNGLAIYLRNRFEKKW, from the coding sequence ATGAGTGAGGCAACCCTCCCCAATCGCAGCGCGCATTTCCAGGCGCGACTGAAGAAGCGTTATGCGGCAGAGCAGCGCTTCAAATTCCTCGGCCTTGGCGCGATCATCTTTTCGGTGTGTGTGCTGGCGGTGCTGCTGGTCAGCATGACCATGAACGGTGTCGGCGGATTTCAGCGGGCAGAACTCTCTGTACCGGTGAACTTCCGCGAAGCGGGGCTGACGATCGAGCCACAGCGCCTGAAAGATTCAGACGCGATCCAGGCGCTCGAAACCGCCGGTTTGCCCATGCTGGTCCAGACCGCCGCCGAACAGGCCCTTGGGCCGGATGGCGCGGAACAGGTCAGCAGCGATGCCTGGCGTGAAGTCGGGCGGGCGATCGTTGATGATCCGGCCCTGCTTGGAAGCGAGAAGACCTTCAACCTTCCGGCAACCAACAGCCTCGCTTCTGCCTTGCGCGGTGAAGGACGCGAAGATTTGCGTCCGCTCGCAAAGGAACTGAGTGACAAGGGCCTGCTTGCACGGCATTTCGATCCGGGCTTTCTGACCCGCGCTGATGCCACCGATCCGCAAATGGTCGGTATATGGGGCGCTCTCAAGGGCTCTATCCTGACCATGTTGGTCACGCTGGCCCTCGCTTTCCCGATCGGCGTGCTGGCCGCGCTCTATCTGGAAGAATACGCCCCGAAGAACCGGTGGACCGACATTATCGAGGTTTCGATCAACAACCTCGCTGCTGTTCCATCGATCATCTTTGGCTTGCTGGGCCTCGCCGTGTTTCTCTGGATATTCCCGTTCTACCGGTCCGCTCCGCTGATCGGCGGGATGACACTGGCGCTCATGACCATGCCGGTGATCGTTATTTCCGGACGGAATGCGATCAAGGCCGTGCCCCCATCCATTCGTGATGGTGCCCTCGCCATCGGCGCTTCGCCGGTGCAGGTCGTGTTCCACCACGTTCTGCCGCTGGCTCTGCCCGGCATCATGACCGGAACGATCATCGGCATGGCGCGTGCGTTGGGGGAAACCGCCCCGCTTCTGATGATCGGGATGCGCGCCTTTGTCGCCACCCCGCCAGACGGGTTCACATCCCCTGCCACAGTGCTGCCCGTGCAGATCTTCCTGTGGTCGGATGAAATCGATCGCGGCTTTGTCGAGCGGACATCCGCGGCGATCATCATCCTGCTTCTCTTCCTGCTCGTCATGAACGGGCTGGCCATCTACCTCCGCAACCGCTTCGAGAAAAAATGGTGA